The Georgenia faecalis genome includes a window with the following:
- the hemQ gene encoding hydrogen peroxide-dependent heme synthase, giving the protein MTTPVPRIGAGADTETINAGIDYTMWSVFATAAPLPADDAERAAVVAAAQEAVAGSGVVLRGWYDVAGLRADADLMVWWHAPTVEAVQDAYHRLLASPLGAHLSPVWSVVGLHRPAEFNKRHVPAYLAGEDPGAYLCVYPFVRSYEWYLLPDAERSQMLREHGMAARDYPDVRANTVSAFALGDYEWILAFEAAELHRIVDVMRDLRATAARRHVREEVPFFTGPRVPLAAWADRQPRA; this is encoded by the coding sequence ATGACCACCCCCGTCCCCCGGATCGGCGCCGGCGCCGACACCGAGACCATCAACGCGGGCATCGACTACACGATGTGGTCGGTCTTCGCCACGGCCGCCCCGCTGCCCGCCGACGACGCCGAGCGGGCCGCCGTCGTCGCGGCCGCGCAGGAGGCCGTCGCGGGCTCCGGCGTCGTACTGCGCGGCTGGTACGACGTCGCCGGCCTGCGGGCCGACGCGGACCTCATGGTGTGGTGGCACGCCCCCACCGTCGAGGCCGTCCAGGACGCCTACCACCGGCTCCTCGCGTCCCCGCTCGGGGCGCACCTGAGCCCGGTGTGGTCCGTCGTCGGGCTGCACCGCCCGGCGGAGTTCAACAAGCGCCACGTGCCCGCCTACCTCGCGGGCGAGGACCCGGGCGCCTACCTGTGCGTCTACCCCTTCGTCCGCTCCTACGAGTGGTACCTGCTGCCCGACGCCGAGCGCAGCCAGATGCTCCGCGAGCACGGCATGGCGGCGCGCGACTACCCGGACGTGCGGGCCAACACCGTCTCGGCGTTCGCGCTGGGCGACTACGAGTGGATCCTCGCCTTCGAGGCGGCCGAGCTGCACCGCATCGTCGACGTCATGCGGGACCTACGGGCCACCGCCGCCCGCCGGCACGTGCGCGAGGAGGTCCCGTTCTTCACGGGCCCGCGCGTCCCGCTGGCGGCCTGGGCCGACCGCCAGCCCCGCGCCTGA
- the rpmG gene encoding 50S ribosomal protein L33, whose translation MAAKSSDVRPKITLACEQCKERNYITKKNRRNNPDRLELAKYCPRCNLKTTHRETR comes from the coding sequence GTGGCCGCGAAGTCGTCGGACGTCCGCCCCAAGATCACCCTTGCCTGCGAGCAGTGCAAGGAGCGGAACTACATCACCAAGAAGAACCGCCGCAACAACCCCGACCGTCTTGAGCTGGCGAAGTACTGCCCGCGCTGCAACCTCAAGACGACGCACCGCGAGACGCGCTGA
- a CDS encoding MFS transporter: MTPAPGTAGTEVGRRAARAVFAVFVLNGFLFATWVSRLPAVRDALGLDPAQLGLLLLVGSVGSLLALPLTGAVVQRLGTARTVLAAAGVAVAGFAVVALGVQAGSVPLLGAGLFVAQAGIGAWDVAMNLEGGAVEHAVGRAIMPRFHAGFSVGTVAGAGVGALAALAGVPVPVHLVGGLVVALATVAVSVRAFLPAVPVPSAPGRRGGLAAALSGWREGRTVLIGLLVLAAALTEGAANDWLALAVVDGFHTRDAMGALAFGVFVAAMTLMRFAGELLLGRFGRVAVLRMCTGLALVGLVVFVASPWLPLALVGAAVWGLGAALGFPVGMSAASDDPLRAAARVSVVSSIGYTAFLVGPPLLGLLADVVGYRPALLAIAVPLVLSLLLAPVARPPARPGHDDAGAPASTRPSA; this comes from the coding sequence GTGACGCCCGCGCCGGGCACGGCCGGGACGGAGGTCGGCCGGCGCGCCGCCCGCGCCGTGTTCGCCGTCTTCGTGCTCAACGGGTTCCTCTTCGCCACCTGGGTCTCCCGCCTCCCCGCGGTCCGGGACGCGCTGGGCCTGGACCCCGCCCAGCTCGGGCTCCTCCTGCTCGTCGGGTCCGTCGGCTCGCTCCTCGCCCTGCCGCTCACCGGCGCCGTCGTCCAGCGCCTGGGCACCGCCCGTACCGTGCTGGCCGCCGCGGGGGTCGCGGTCGCCGGGTTCGCCGTCGTGGCCCTGGGCGTGCAGGCGGGGTCCGTGCCGCTCCTCGGAGCCGGGCTGTTCGTCGCCCAGGCGGGGATCGGCGCCTGGGACGTCGCCATGAACCTCGAGGGCGGCGCCGTGGAGCACGCGGTGGGGCGGGCGATCATGCCGCGCTTCCACGCGGGCTTCTCGGTGGGCACCGTGGCCGGCGCGGGGGTGGGGGCGCTGGCGGCCCTCGCCGGCGTCCCGGTCCCCGTCCATCTCGTCGGCGGTCTGGTCGTGGCGCTGGCGACGGTGGCGGTGAGCGTGCGCGCGTTCCTGCCCGCCGTGCCCGTGCCCTCCGCCCCGGGGCGTCGCGGGGGCCTGGCCGCCGCCCTGTCCGGCTGGCGGGAGGGGCGGACCGTCCTCATCGGGCTGCTGGTCCTCGCCGCCGCGCTCACCGAGGGGGCGGCGAACGACTGGCTGGCGCTCGCCGTCGTCGACGGCTTCCACACGCGGGACGCCATGGGCGCCCTGGCCTTCGGCGTCTTCGTCGCCGCCATGACGCTCATGCGGTTCGCGGGGGAGCTCCTCCTCGGGCGGTTCGGGCGCGTGGCGGTGCTCCGCATGTGCACGGGGCTCGCCCTTGTCGGCCTGGTCGTCTTCGTCGCCTCGCCCTGGCTGCCGCTCGCCCTCGTCGGCGCGGCGGTGTGGGGCCTGGGCGCCGCGCTGGGCTTCCCCGTGGGGATGAGCGCGGCCTCGGACGACCCGCTGCGCGCCGCGGCGCGGGTCTCCGTCGTCTCCTCGATCGGGTACACGGCGTTCCTCGTCGGCCCGCCGCTGCTGGGCCTGCTCGCCGACGTCGTGGGCTACCGCCCGGCGCTGCTCGCCATCGCGGTCCCGCTCGTCCTCAGCCTGCTGCTGGCCCCGGTCGCGCGCCCGCCGGCCCGTCCCGGCCACGACGACGCCGGCGCCCCGGCGAGCACCCGGCCCTCGGCCTAG
- a CDS encoding MaoC/PaaZ C-terminal domain-containing protein yields MNVGDELFERTFTVDRTRLVRYAGASGDVNPIHYNDAAAAAAGLPGVIAHGMATMGLAATALTDWAGDPGAVLDYGVRFTRPVLVPGDGAAEVLVSGRVGALEEDTVRVDLTVRCDGVTVLARAQALVRRAP; encoded by the coding sequence ATGAACGTCGGCGACGAGCTCTTCGAGCGGACCTTCACCGTCGACCGCACGCGCCTCGTGCGCTACGCGGGCGCGTCCGGGGACGTCAACCCCATCCACTACAACGACGCCGCGGCCGCCGCCGCCGGCCTGCCCGGCGTCATCGCCCACGGCATGGCGACGATGGGCCTGGCGGCGACGGCCCTCACCGACTGGGCCGGGGACCCCGGCGCCGTCCTCGACTACGGCGTGCGCTTCACCCGCCCGGTCCTCGTCCCCGGCGACGGCGCGGCCGAGGTCCTCGTCAGCGGCCGGGTGGGGGCGCTCGAGGAGGACACCGTCCGCGTGGACCTCACGGTCCGCTGCGACGGTGTCACCGTGCTCGCCCGGGCCCAGGCGCTCGTCCGACGCGCGCCGTGA
- a CDS encoding FAS1-like dehydratase domain-containing protein, whose protein sequence is MNAPDNRPTSVDLTLVGRSYAPRETYEVTAVKIAEMAQALGATHPAHTDPAAARALGYDDVVAPPTFAVVIAQRAEQAYVADPASGIDFTRVVHAEERFTHHRPIVAGMRLRGEVHVDSLTERAGLAMVSTRTEIVDDDGAPVATVRSTLAVRGEGR, encoded by the coding sequence GTGAACGCGCCGGACAACCGCCCCACCAGCGTCGACCTGACGCTCGTGGGGCGTTCCTATGCCCCCCGGGAGACCTACGAGGTCACCGCCGTGAAGATCGCCGAGATGGCGCAGGCGCTGGGGGCCACGCACCCGGCCCACACCGACCCGGCCGCCGCCCGGGCGCTGGGCTACGACGACGTCGTCGCGCCCCCGACCTTCGCCGTGGTGATCGCCCAGCGCGCCGAGCAGGCCTACGTGGCCGACCCCGCCTCGGGCATCGACTTCACCCGCGTCGTCCACGCCGAGGAGCGCTTCACGCACCACCGCCCCATCGTCGCGGGCATGCGCCTGCGGGGCGAGGTCCACGTCGACTCCCTCACCGAGCGGGCGGGCCTGGCCATGGTCTCCACCCGCACCGAGATCGTCGACGACGACGGCGCCCCGGTGGCCACGGTGCGCTCCACGCTCGCCGTGCGGGGGGAGGGGCGATGA